cttaagcacaagCTAGTCCCATTGAAGGTAATAagatttaaacatatgcttaaaaataagcatgtgattaagtgctttgctgaatagggatagaTTGAGGAATCAGAGTTCTgatttggcctgattttcaaatggtATAAATCATTGAACTCAAAGGAGCTATTACAATTTATGTCAGGCAGGGATCTTCATActgagtgtcataaatataaagggaagggtaaacccctttgaaatccctcctggccaggggaaagctcctctcacctgtaaagggttaagaagctaaaggtaacctcgctgaactgtaaagggttaagaagctaaaggtaacctcgctggcacctgaccaaaatgaccaatgaggagacaagatactttcaaaagctgggaggagggagagaaacaaagggtctgtgtctgtctgtatgctgctcttgccagggacagaacaggaatggagtcttagaacttttagtaagtaatctagctaggtatgtgttagattatgatttctttaaatggctgagaaaagaattgtgctgaatagaataactatttctgtctgtgtatcttttttgtaacttaaggttttgcctagaggggttctctatgtttttgaatctaattaccctgtaagatatctaccatcctgattttacaggggggatttcttgatttctatttacttctattttttattaaaagtcttcttgtaaaaaactgaatgctttttcattgttctcagatccaagggtttgggtctgtggtcacctatgcaaattggtgaggctttttatccaacatttcccaggaaagggggggtgcaagtgttgggaggattgttcattgttcttaagatccaagggtctgggtctgtagtcacctaggcaaattggtgaggctttttaccaaaccttgtccaggaagtggggtgcaaggttttgggaagtattttggggggaaggacgcgaccaaacagctcttccccagtaaccagtattagtttggtggtggtagcagccagtccaaggacaacggggggaatattttgtaccttgggaaagttttgacctaagctggtaaagataagcttaggaggtttttcatgcaggtccccacatctgtaccctagagttcagagtgggggaggaaccttgacactgagAAACTTCAGTTTGCAGAATACACATGAAATGCATTCAAATTTAATTCCAGCCCATTCTCAATGCCCACAATGTACCACAAAGTGGGCCTGCTCCTCAAGACAAGAGGAATTCCATATGCAGAGCAACTGCATGGCACAGCTGGTCCTACTGTCAAGATTATTttatggaagggaaaaaaaaacaaaactcggTGACTTCAACCAATGCCTGATAAATATTTAATTCTTTCATGTTCTTAGAACAAATTATGCTGAACTAATTTGGTTGCTAATCTGGATGTTAAATATAACTTCTCAAAAACTGCCTCTGCAAATACAATAAATCACATTTAATATTACAGCGAGCAAGGTTAGTTTAAGATATATTAATAATTGCAATGCGTTTAAGAGGTTTGTTGCTAGAACATTCCTAAAGTCTCATTCAGGAAATACAGTAATACTCCACTTCCATGGTTCAATAAGCATCACTGTACTGGAATTCCTACGAGAGTACACTGTGGTATCTACATTATTTCCAgagatatatatttatacattgtTATTATTGCAATAATTAACAAGCAACCAAAAATTGATAAGGCTCCAGAAATAATATATTACCCCAACTGGATAATGAATGGCTTTGCAAGGATTTATTGAGCAGGGACAATAGAATCTGTTGGAGGGAAAAGGGACTTTCTGTGGAATTTCTGTGGGGgagtttgttttgattttacttTCTACTTGGCCCTATTCTTGAATTTTAGGAGTAGATATCACTGAGAGTcattcagaaatatttattagGTTATTAAAATGAACTACCTTCACTGCTGCTGGGCCAACTTTTTACAGCAAAACCACAAAATCCCTCAAGCTGCACTACAGGAATCCAACTCTTTTTTGCTAACGGTAATACAGATGCTACTTTCCCCCAGATTTTTAAGAACACCACAGCAAGCATCTGAACTATCTGAATAATCAAAACACTGTCTGATAGAATATTTAGGAATGCTGGAGTAGAAGTGGTTAAAATTCAGTTTCAAGGTTGATAACCAGATAAGATGAATGGAAAAGTCCTATGCAAGAGCTACTCACATGGATAAAATGAATCACATCATAAATGTTTCCAGGATCACACACTAAAGTAATACAACACTTAACAGTAGCATGATTTTTAAAGGAAGGCAACCCTTCCATACTATAACAAACTAATTTTAGGTAAACGACCAGATTTTTTAGCCTGATGGTCATTTTTGTGGATGCAGTTAGGAAATATTATGCCTGTAATGAATCAAGGGTACAAAGTAGTACTCTTCTTCTAGTATCTTGCCCACAGCCTTCCCAggcaggaggaaggaaagggagCAGCAGCATTATAATCCTATCTCCCCCAATACCTGACATACTGATATATAAAAATCCTGATGTGTATGATGTTTCTAATGTCTTTTCTCTTGTTTGCTGCAGAGTTTTGCCTTTGAATAATGCTAAGAAATATTCCACAAGCAGATCACTGGAAGATTTAGACTATTGGTGGGCTAAAGACTTGGAGCAGCCCAGGCTATGCCTGTTGAATTCTTTGGGGTGTGGAAGACATATcacttctgattattttttttaaaagcatgaacATCCATGATTTTTCTTTGTATGCTTACTCTGTGTGCTGTATATCATTTCAAGATGTAATAGCCATGATGACACGAAGTCTTAGGTGATCAATATAATGTATGTTCTGATATTATAGAAAACCACATTCTGATACTTTTATTCACACTGTGTAGTATTTTACTTTACAAATATTCTCATTGACTTCTACGATTTGAGTAAGGTAATTAACGTGAGTAGGGCTATCAGAATATGACCCAGAATCTTTAAATAATTATTAATCTCTGCTTGAAGACTGATCCTCTGTCATATTTTCATTCTTCCAAAGAGAGTGTGAATGAGCAAGCAGATTTAAGATAAGAACTGATCCAATCTTTTTATCAAACATATACTTGAACCCATACAAAATCTTCAGGcaagttttgaaatttttggattATTATTACCTGTGTTACCCACCAAAAGAGACGCTTTAAGAAGCCTAAGATATAAGAACATAACAACAGCCATAttggtcagaccaaaagtccatcgagcccagtatcctgtcttccaacagtggccaatacccggtgcctcagagggaatgaacaaagcaggtaatcatcaagtgatccattacctgtcactcattcccagcttcaggcaaacagaAACTAGGGACACTATccgtgcccatcctggctaacagccatcgatgtacctatcctccatgaatttatctagttcttttttgaaccttgttatagtcttggccttcacaacatcctctggtgaagagttccacaggttgactgtggattgtgtgaagaaataattccttttgcttgttttaaacttgctgcccattgatttcatttggtgatccccttgttcttatattatgagaaggattaaataacacttccttatttactttctccatgccagtcatgattttatagacctatatcatatcccctcttagtcatctctttttcaaagatgaaaagtcccagttttattaatctctcctcatacagaagccattccatacccctaatcttcacaggaatggtgaactgcgaccactgggagctgcgggcggccatgcctgttgacggtcaatgtaaacactgtctcgcagcctgtcagtggattaccctgacaggctgcatgaGGTCCATGGGCCGCAGATTGCCCAATACTGATTTAAACAAAAGATGAGTGAATAATTGTGTTTTTTTCATTCTGTGGATGATCCAGAaaagtaataagaaaaaaaaataattttgggttgACTTGAAAtggaatttgtttgtttttcttgtcaaaacaaaaataaaacaaaacaaaaacatacacGCCATTTTAGGGTGGAGGAGATATTACCCTATTAAAaactaaatttctaaacaaaatgttctttgaaaatgaaaagtaaaaatattttatttcaagtatcaaaatgaaacatttttaattttttttgaaaaacagaCATCTTTTTACAtctgaaactatttgccaaacTTGTCCCAGATTTCAGGACTGTGTCATTTGGCCTGAGACAACATTTTTTGTCTAATAAagtattttctgaaaaaaattcacccagctcttaTTTTAACAAGGGGCTTCATCAAAAAATACTTCACTTCAACCAGTGATGCATGACATTCTCAATGTAAAGTATTTCTTTGTGCCCacaacataagaacatgagaaggtccatactgggtcagaccaaaggtctatctagcccagtatcctgtcttctaacagtggccaatgccaggtgccccagagggaatgaacagaacagaaatcttcacgtgatccatgccctgttacccattcccagcttctggcaaacagagggtagggacaccatccctgcccatcctggcaaatagccattgatgggcctatcctccatgaacttatttatgAACTTATgaacttttttgaaccctgttatagtcttggccttcgcaacatcctctgtcaagggGTTCCACAGGTTACTCCGcagtgtgtgaaaaaatacctccttttatttgttttaaacctgctgtccagTAATTATTGCACAGATTCCATACTGTTCCCCACCACAACATATATATCAATCCAATACActtttcctccccacccaccacaaAAGATCCGTTTAACTCCTGGCCCAGTAGCTGTCAATCCAACATGCTTCACTCTCCCTAGCACCTCATGGAGGCTCCTCTCAACAGCTTCCCCATCCGACAATTCTTCCTTACAGTAACAGTGGTTTCAAGTGGATGTTCTATCACttctgctggcagcagcactgaTAGGCCTCAGGCTGGGGGTAGTTATTTAAAACCCAACAAGGCTGTAGAGAATAGTATCTGAAGCACCTACAATGCTTGCCTCTAATTGCCTGTCTAAGGTTAAGATTCTTTAACAGGTATTTTTAGAAAAACCAGGGGCAGGTCacggcaataaacaaaaattcatggaagcctgcatcctgtccctgacttttactaaacagAGCACTGcaggggcttgcagctgcaccaGCCTTGTggctgctcctgcagcaggggctgttCCAGCCTTACTGGGGCTGACCCATCCACTGCTTTGGCGGGCTGGGGACTGCTCTTCTGGCAGGCCAGAGCTGGCCACCTGTCAACTGTTCTGGGGGGCCCACTGCTGTGGGGCTGGCCACTGCTCCAGGACTGCTGTTGTTCCAGGGCCCACAGctctgctaccccagggctggcCTCTGGTCAGCTATTctggcagccctggggctcaccagtggtcagctgttcagcagcctaGGGGCTGGCCATCAGACAGCTGTTCCAGCAGCTGTTGTCTGGCAGCCCCAgagctgacagctgctccagccctaccccagaagtcacagaggtcccagaaagtcacggaatctgtgacctccatgacagaatcGTATCCTTACTCATGGCACATGCAACTCACTATAAAATATCTATCTAAAAAAGACCAGTGTACCACAACTCTCAAAGTAGCACTCTGATGTGAGGTGGTTATGCTACAAAGAAGTCTAATAAGGGCATAACAGCACAAAATGTTGAATAAGCTACATGTAGTTATGTACGTAACTTGAGTTTTATCCTTTGTAAATTCATAGATTTCATTGCTACGATAGAAAAATAAAGTTTTCCACatataatattttcttttaaggttttttttttttttagttagggactttgctattgcgAATGATTTTATGTGGAAGTCACTTAGATACTATTGAGATAGGCAGCAGCATAAAGCCCCTATGATAATGGCACTATCTAGCTAGGTAAATTTTTATATTGAATTATACCAGGCAACAGATGTCACATGGCCCATGTTTACTATGATATTCAATCTAAATACCACAGTGTTACTTCTCTTTCCTACTTTGGATTACATTAAGCCTAACAAATTGTTTTCATTGCTAAGAAAACAAGACCTTCCATAATCACGTGTTCAGAATCCCAGTTAAATTTTCTGTCTGGGAATATTTCAGTTTGGTGTGATGAAAGATAAGTGTGGGGTGGAAATCTTAGAAATTGCTTTTAACAGAAGACTAACATTTAACCTACATGGAATAAAAGGAAGTTCTAGCTTAATCAAAGACTGGATTTGTTTGCGGGGGGCttgaatggagctatgacaatttacaccacctgaagaTCTGCTCCAAGAGAAGGGATCACAGCCATCTTCAATGCGAGTTTACATAATTGACATAAAGAAAGTTTGCTTATCTGAAGACGAAAATCAATTGCTTTCTGGATTCAAAAGTCAAAAATGTGTATCCAGTTATCATATGGCATAAATTGCCCACTGCATCATCTTGGCAGCACAGGAATTACACATCGCTCCACTGAGAAACCTTGCATCTCtcagggggagagggagctgaCCCTGAAGAATCCATGCAAGCCATGAGGAGTCAATATTGACAGAAGTAAAACTTCAGATGTCACAACTGCATATTTATATGCCCACATACCTCTGGGAAGATCTTGTTTTAAATGATTTGGTATTCAAGTAGCCTTTCAAGAATTATTTCAGTAGAAtgaagattattttaaaagaaaatattaccGCTCTTTGAAAATCAATACTACTCTGAACTATCTGAGTTCTGgtccagcagagcacttaagcaagAGCTTACCTTTGAGCATGGGAGCAGTCCCATAGTTTCCAGTTGGACCAttcccatgcttaaagttaagcacacacttgAGTGCTCTGCTGGACCAGGTCCTTAGAAATCTCAGATGTGACAACCTCCCCTTCACTACAGAAATGATTCTTTTGCACGGTtactgtgcatttttttttcctgccctatGGAAGATGCCAGCTGTAATCACAGTACACTTTCCACGTAGCACTGAAAACTGTGACACCCAGAAAAACTATGAACAGTGCTAAAAATGTTCAGCTGAAGTGGAGGCCttgtacatttttcatttttcttcaaaaCTACCAGTCCTATGGAAGTACCTTGCATTTGTGAAATACTCAATCAAGTTAAACAGAGGTTTTGATTTGTAGGTAGGTTTTTCTGGGTTGTCAAATGTATTGGGAATGCATTGTGagaaaggtgctatataatgGCAGATTGGTTTGTCATGAAACTAATATTAAGGCATTGTCAGCATATGACTGGCTAAATTCTATCACCtgtgtaacaccactgaagttaGATTATGTAGTACACAACAACTCATCGCAAGAAAATCTTCTATTAGACCCCCAGTGAGCCACTTAAGGAAAAAAAGATATGCTATGGATGTACTTCTATCTCAAACAAATTCTCTTAAATACAcatggccaaattctgtcctcagcaAAATGTgggcaaccccactgaagtcaatatgttGCACCGGTGAAATTGAAAGATACATTTGACCCTGTTTTTACATTTTctccttaatttaattttaatatatatgAATTGTAATAGCCATTCCATagttattatttttttcaaatatatccaAGATCTTAGCCAATCTCCTTTTGTCCTGAATTTTCTAAATAATTCTGCCTGTGACAGGGTGGAGAGACCCTGTCCGTGCGGGGTGAGCTCAACCCATCCTTCAAGCTTCCCTCTGTCTCCAGGCCGTGAGACCTAAGGGCAGGAATACATAGAGATGCCCTGATCTGTAGTTCTTTAAGGCCCAATGGCCGGAGTTGATGGAAACGCCTTGTTCCACATGGCAATAGGGTAATGACCAACATTTGCGGGGGGGTAGCCCTTCTCTGCTGGGCAgtaaggcctagtggccagagtccataggGGTACCCTGGGGTTTCCAAGGCAGAAAGGTCCAATGGCCAAAGTTAGTAGAGATATCCTGGGTCTACAGGGCAGTAAggtctagtggccagagtcatTAATGATACTCTGGGTTCGCTGTCAGCCTGGCCTAGTAGCCAGAGTTAATGGAGATACCACTTTGGGTGTGGCTGTATGGCCAAGTGGCCAGAGTCCATAAAGTCGACCTCTGGGAGGGGCTGTATGGCCTAGCTGCTGGAGCCAATAGGGTAACCTTCTGGGCGTGGTTGTATGacctagcggccagagtcaatAAAGCTGCCTTCTGGGCGGGGCTGTACAACCTAGCAGCCTGAGTTACTAAAGTTGCCCTCTGGGCGGGTCCGTATGGTCAAGCAGCTTCTTGGGGGGGTAGGTGTTAGCTGCCACCaagaggggggggaagggtggcaACCAGGTAGGGGGACCCATGTTGTCCCTGCTCCACCATGTCCCAGCCCAGAACCATTGTAGTGGCGACTATGTCCgacactgggtcagcggggatctgTCCACAACACACTGACCAACCTTGGGACAGTGGCTTTTCCCCCCTGGTCTACTTCCTACCTTGTCACTCCAGTCAGCGATCTGAGCGTCTTCGGGGTCACTGGGTTCTTCAGCCCATGCAACGCCCTGTAGCTCTGACCTCCCTGAGGTGTCCATAGGTAGCTGGGTGCCTGTGTGGGTCTTGGCACCTCTGGCTTCTGCAGTCCATGGCTCCAGTGGTTCCTGAGCAGGAGCTGGCAAGGACCGTCCTTCCTCTTTGGCTGTCAGCCCAGATCGAGCTGGGCTGCTTCCTCTTATACTACTGCTATACGTGGAGCATGCCCGGTAGGGATGTGGGggcatggcttcctctgcccacagTGAGGAGTTAACCCTTCCCCATCCAGTGTGCGGTGAGTTCACACAATGTCATTGCCACTGGCATTGAATATGAGTGCATATGATCTCCTACAGCCCTGACTTGCAATACCTCTGCTATTCCTATTTTGGCcattgtggtgtattgaaaactgttaaaataacAATCATTTTCAGTTACAAGGAGTTTCCCAGTCCTGCTTGTGGACTAGGGAAGTGTGTGATATGGGTCTTCTGTAGTCAATTTGCAATGAAGCCAGCCTGGAGCAAGTTATGGCTCTTTGCCTTAGGGAGCAGcttgctttgtctctctgtttttggttccTGCGTGTTAGTGTTCTTCCTTCAAAGAAATAAAGTAATATTGCCTTGCAACATTCCAGAAagagtattttatatttttatgtcatTTATTTGTGTGTAAACTGTGAATATAATAGCTGTCCCCTAAACAGAGACTATCAGATAACGCTCAGCTGTCTAGtaattttgtgatgtggacaaaaTGCCACCACAATCTTGAAATCATTAAACTTATTTCATTTGTGAATAAACAAACTTAAACCCATATTTTCAGAATTGTTGCAAGCATATTCTGaggcattttaaaactttttctatGTGCCAGGTATATTTTAAGATAACTTTTTGAGCAGGAGAAAGTTCTTTCTTTCTATCTTTTCCTGCTTACTTTTTGAGACCTTTTGGGGACataaagggctagattgtgctttTTGTCCCCAATAAGAAGTGTCTGCCACTGCATCAGCCAGGGTGAATCCTTTGCTCCTATCTTGCTCTGTTATTTACTGATGCCCTTAAAAGGAGATCGCTTATCTTTGTGCATCCACCCAGATCTGCTAAGCAGAGAACGGAGAGGTGGAGCCGACGCCGGGATCATTCCCCACCCAGGTCTGCATTCTCCATGCCCACTTGTTCCCAACATGGAGCATAGCCCCTGCACTCCACACAAGACCTGCTTCTAAGATATAGGTAGCCCTTACGTGTCTGGGAGTGGGGCTTTATTGTAACCCTCTGTGTAACTGTGTTAGCACTAGTCAGACTCTAGCCCTAAATCCATAAACTAAAGTTTAATAAATAGGCAAATTGGAATACATATTATGACTGGAGTGTTGCCATCAGATAAGCAGTAATTATGAGTGTTGATGAGGTCTGAAGGGTGGGTAACTCTTTCATGAATTTGATCCTAAAAACGACTATCAAGAGGAACAGCTGTAAGTACAGGAAGGTGACGTGTAATAGATTCAGCCCTGGTAAAGCCTGAGTCAGCCCATATTACAAGCTGAGACATTAATCCACAACAGTCAGTTATCAGTCACAAATCCACTATAATTGCTCAGACAGTATAAAAGGGATTTATATGTCAGTAGCCTGAAGGTCGATTGTAAATGAGTTGCAAGAATTCATTAAAGAACCATTTCATACTCCTGTCAATCTGTCATTTGTTTCAGGTTATTGCCATAAGAAGAGGTTAACCCAAATGAATAAAGGCTCATgtaagaagattttttttctcatttgtaGAGCTCATCAACTTGATGAGTTCTTTCAATAATGCAAAGCATTAAAAGGGTGGGAAGGAAACATAAAGCAATCCTgcagtggggcctgatccaaagcctttcgATCATCTCCATTGTGTTGGCCATTCTTTGGGAGCCTACAGTATATTGTTTTATTCAACATGCTTCCCCTCTCATTGCCTGAGACAATCAACTGCTACTTTTTACTGTGCATTATAATCACAGTGAAATTGTTCATTGTCCAAGGCTCCAGCATCAAAAGTAAACAATGGAAAGGTAGTGTTTTCTTTACAGAAAGTAAGGTCTATCatttcagaaaaagaagaaaagtttcCAAAAAGGAAATCTTTGGCCAAAGACACTTTTTAGTCCTTTGTGAAATATTGTCTCTTTTTTATAAAGTATGTTCTTTTTTCTTATTACAGGAAACCAAAAACTGTAACTATTAAAATGTAGTCCAATAACAACATCTCATCTATTATTTTCTAGACTGTATGTTAAAGGCAAAGCATAAATAGAAAGAATTGAGAAATACCAATTTCTTTTTGGAATTCAATGAATCAAATTCCCAGGCTATGGTTCAGATTTCATGTTTGTACTTGTGGATGGTTGAAACTTGGAGATTTTCAAACAGGTTCAGATTAATTTAGAACAGAACTTGAATCCCCTTTGAAACACTGAGATACTTAAGCTCTCAAACAGCTACAGTAACCATTGCTTTAAATGGATTTTTAGACTCAGTAAAAGAGGAATGCAAAACTCAATCCAAATACCAGAACCAATCAGATTTttctctgtgtgatgtttttaATATAAGATCAGTTGAAATTATGCTATCTAGCTATACTTatctatagacacacacacacacacacacacacataccacatttacactggtttcagagtaacagccgtgttagtctgtattcgcaaaaagaaaaggagtacttgtggcaccttagagacttaccaatttatttgagcataagctttcgtgagctacagctcacttcattggatgcataaagtggaaaatacagtgaggatgtttttatacacacagaccatgaaaaaatgggtgtttatcacaacaaaaggttttctctctcccaaccccactctcctgctggtaatagcttatctaaagtgatcactctccttacaatgtgtatggtaatcaaggtgagccatttccagcacaaatccaggatttcacAAGAACGTCTGacgaacagtggggggggggggggataaacaaggggaaatagttttactttgtgtaatgactcaaccactcccactctattcaagcctaagttaattgtatccaatttgcaaattaattccaattcagcagtctctcgttggagcttgttttcgaagtttttttgttgaagaatagccacttttaggtccgaaatcgagtgaccagagagactgaagtgttctccgactggtttatgcatgttataattcttgacatctgatttgtgtccattaatttttttacgtagagactgtccagtttgaccaatgtacatggcaaagcggcattgctggcacatgatggcatatatcacattggtagatgtgcaggtgaacgagcctctgatagtgtggctgatgtttttaggccctatgatggtgtcccctgaatagatatgtggacacagttggcaacggactttgttgcaagtctaggttcctgggttagtggttctgttgtgtggtgtgtggttgctggtgagtatttgcttcaggctggggggctgtctgtaagcaaggactggcctgtctcccaagatttgtgagagtgatgggtcatccttcaggataggttgtagatccttgataatgtgttggaggggttttagttgggggctgaaggtgacgactagtggcgttctgttattttctttgttaggcctgtcctgtagtaggtgacttctgggtactcttctggctctatcaatctgtttcttcacttccgcaggtgggttttgtagttgtaagaatgcttgatagagatcttgtaggtgtttgtctctgtctgaggggttggagcaaatgcggttgtatcgcagagcttggctgtagacaatggatcgtgtgatgtggtcaagatgaaagctggaggcatgtaggtaggaatagcggtcagtaggtttccggtatagggtagtgtttatgtgaccattgctaattagcaccgtagtgtccaggaagtggatctcttgtgtggactggtccaggctgaggttgatggtggaatggaaattgttgaaatcatggtggaattcctcaagggcttcttttccatgggtccagatgatgaagatgtcatcaatatagcgcaagtagagtagaggcattacgggacgagagctgaggaagcgttgttctaagtcagccataaaaatgttggcatactgtggggccatgtgggtacccatagcagtgccgctgatttgaaggtatacattgtctctaaatgtgaaatagttatgggtgaggacaaagtcacaaagttcagccaccaggttagccgtgacattatcgaggagagtgttcctgacggcttgtagtccatctttgtgtgaaatgttggtgtagagggcttctacatccatagtggccaggatggtgttttcagga
The nucleotide sequence above comes from Caretta caretta isolate rCarCar2 chromosome 1, rCarCar1.hap1, whole genome shotgun sequence. Encoded proteins:
- the LOC142070330 gene encoding uncharacterized protein LOC142070330; this encodes MSELSAAFTSIEVSKSTLQADSKAPKILHFRRRARAEIVEKQHHLPHNFSHAEHNAIQSLRNNSDIIIKKADEGGTVVITNRLEYEQGATRQLSNTTFYKPLSPDPTEGYQKKLQHLLKKLPEKPQDQIRTDTPLEPRPGIFYLLPKIHKPGNPGCPIISGIGTLTAGLSGYVDSLLRPYATSTPSYLRDTTDFRGKLQSIGDLPENTILATMDVEALYTNISHKDGLQAVRNTLLDNVTANLVAELCDFVLTHNYFTFRDNVYLQISGTAMGTHMAPQYANIFMADLEQRFLSSRPVMPLLYLRYIDDIFIIWTHGKEALEEFHHDFNNFHSTINLSLDQSTQEIHFLDTTVLISNGHINTTLYRKPTDRYSYLHASSFHLDHITRSIVYSQALRYNRICSNPSDRDKHLQDLYQAFLQLQNPPAEVKKQIDRARRVPRSHLLQDRPNKENNRTPLVVTFSPQLKPLQHIIKDLQPILKDDPSLSQILGDRPVLAYRQPPSLKQILTSNHTPHNRTTNPGT